A genomic segment from Lutibacter sp. A80 encodes:
- a CDS encoding GyrI-like domain-containing protein, which translates to MKFFKYLLFFLLILIIGTAIYIATLPGNYDIKSSKIMKVHASLIFENINDFKNWQYWGPWYEIDSTIVASYPEVTVGVGASYSWTGKEGTGAMKTISLVPNKQLIQEIDFGTGTKPEVYWDITETATGNKVTWGMRGESSFSEKAYWLTQGGIEKNLKPMYDRGLELLEQHLLTEMDKHSFKIIGEVDYGGGFYLYQSTSCKIDDADKNMKEMFKTVIDYMAENTIDPAGKPFLLTHNWDETNNTTMFSTAVPVKERIVTTGNVLTGFLKPQKTFKTIFYGSYQYSHKAWEAAYKELTEQGFTTLDTSEPFEVYTVRPTDNPNPAKWVTEIYIPIN; encoded by the coding sequence ATGAAGTTTTTTAAATATCTACTGTTTTTTTTATTAATATTAATAATTGGTACTGCAATTTATATTGCAACCTTACCAGGTAATTATGATATTAAAAGTTCAAAAATTATGAAAGTGCATGCTTCTCTAATTTTTGAAAATATTAACGATTTTAAAAACTGGCAATATTGGGGACCTTGGTATGAAATAGATTCTACTATTGTAGCTAGTTATCCAGAGGTAACAGTAGGTGTTGGAGCTTCTTATTCGTGGACTGGAAAAGAAGGAACTGGTGCTATGAAAACAATCTCATTGGTACCCAACAAACAATTAATTCAAGAAATAGATTTTGGAACAGGAACTAAACCTGAAGTTTATTGGGATATAACAGAAACAGCAACTGGAAATAAAGTAACCTGGGGAATGCGAGGAGAAAGTTCTTTTAGCGAAAAAGCATATTGGTTAACACAAGGAGGTATCGAAAAAAACCTGAAACCAATGTATGATCGTGGGCTTGAGTTATTAGAACAACATTTATTAACAGAAATGGATAAACACTCTTTTAAAATTATTGGAGAGGTAGACTATGGAGGTGGGTTTTATTTATACCAATCAACTTCTTGTAAAATTGATGATGCTGATAAAAATATGAAAGAGATGTTTAAAACAGTTATAGATTATATGGCAGAAAATACTATAGATCCTGCTGGAAAACCGTTTTTATTAACTCATAATTGGGATGAAACAAATAATACAACTATGTTTTCAACAGCGGTTCCTGTTAAGGAAAGAATTGTAACTACAGGCAATGTTTTAACTGGATTTTTAAAGCCACAAAAAACTTTTAAAACCATTTTTTATGGAAGCTATCAATATTCTCATAAAGCTTGGGAAGCTGCATATAAAGAATTAACAGAACAAGGTTTTACAACTTTAGATACTAGTGAACCTTTCGAGGTATATACCGTACGTCCAACAGATAATCCAAACCCTGCAAAATGGGTTACTGAAATCTATATTCCTATAAATTAA
- a CDS encoding DUF2207 domain-containing protein, whose product MKKVYLLLFGFLFFYKAVAQDFTVNKSHIEIFIHEEGYFDVVENYDLTFEIHKHGIYRDIQTKYNLLTAEGTQEKRKIKIKNVEVPNYKFDVDFDFEQQLSDRLNIKIGDKNISLIGPQHYQIKYRVYNAFLFDDSKVQFYWNVKPDGWNTVFQQLDFTIHLPENIATNLNNIFVYSGDTGTTKNNNEFEITYSNGVYTAKSTTNFKSAFGQSVTVLLNLPPNSITEIKPLWPFWTNYGWTLLIGLFLAAFYWVWNKFGKDDEVVAAISYFPPSGVDPAMAGFLINDRGDTQDLISLIPHWGSRGIIKMEYIAKDGFFSKEDTKLISLKALPVDAPEYEKKIFKGLFGSFHKEGSNEVLISSLKNTFYTTMFEAKKVLKEKAQIYYVEAARKMQTKVIVAILIITILSFFIFLNIWGLLAALSVIPVAIFLLIMSFYLVKKNAIGNTLFSELKGFKQFIKVAEENKLKMLLKDNPTYFESTMGYALAFGMFNSWSKKFEDLNLQPPSWYSSSSGVVNMHNFTNSFSNSINTAKSAMVSTPSSSSSGGGGSSGGGFGGGGGGSW is encoded by the coding sequence ATGAAAAAAGTATACTTACTTCTTTTCGGGTTTTTATTTTTTTATAAAGCTGTAGCACAAGATTTTACGGTGAATAAAAGTCATATAGAAATTTTTATTCACGAAGAAGGTTATTTTGATGTTGTTGAAAATTATGATCTTACTTTCGAGATACATAAACACGGTATTTATCGAGATATACAAACCAAATACAACTTACTAACAGCAGAAGGAACCCAAGAAAAACGTAAAATAAAAATTAAAAATGTTGAAGTTCCAAATTATAAGTTTGATGTTGATTTCGATTTTGAACAACAATTAAGTGATAGGCTTAATATAAAAATAGGAGATAAAAATATTTCACTAATTGGTCCACAACATTATCAAATAAAATATAGAGTTTATAATGCTTTTCTTTTTGATGATTCTAAAGTACAATTTTACTGGAATGTAAAGCCAGATGGATGGAATACTGTTTTTCAACAATTAGATTTTACAATTCATCTTCCAGAAAATATAGCTACAAATTTAAATAATATTTTTGTGTACTCAGGAGATACAGGTACTACTAAAAATAATAATGAGTTTGAAATTACGTATTCTAATGGTGTTTATACAGCCAAAAGCACAACCAATTTTAAATCTGCTTTCGGACAAAGCGTTACGGTATTATTAAACCTTCCACCCAATTCTATAACCGAAATAAAGCCTTTATGGCCATTTTGGACTAATTATGGCTGGACATTATTAATTGGGTTGTTTTTAGCGGCATTCTATTGGGTTTGGAATAAATTTGGAAAAGATGATGAAGTAGTAGCAGCTATTAGTTATTTTCCGCCAAGTGGTGTAGATCCTGCAATGGCTGGTTTTTTAATTAACGATAGAGGCGATACACAAGATTTAATTTCGCTTATACCACACTGGGGCTCACGTGGAATTATTAAAATGGAATATATTGCAAAAGATGGGTTTTTTTCAAAAGAAGATACTAAATTAATTTCATTAAAAGCTTTGCCTGTTGATGCTCCAGAGTATGAAAAGAAAATTTTTAAAGGTCTTTTTGGTAGTTTTCATAAAGAGGGTTCTAACGAAGTATTGATTAGTAGTTTAAAAAATACTTTTTATACTACCATGTTTGAAGCAAAAAAGGTTTTAAAAGAAAAAGCACAAATTTACTATGTTGAAGCAGCTAGAAAAATGCAAACTAAGGTAATTGTTGCAATTTTAATTATTACAATTTTAAGTTTTTTTATCTTTTTAAATATTTGGGGACTTTTAGCAGCTCTTTCTGTTATACCAGTCGCAATATTTTTATTGATTATGTCATTTTATTTAGTTAAAAAAAATGCAATAGGGAATACTCTTTTTTCTGAATTAAAAGGGTTTAAACAATTTATTAAAGTAGCTGAAGAAAATAAATTAAAAATGCTTTTAAAAGATAATCCAACTTATTTTGAATCTACAATGGGCTATGCACTTGCATTTGGGATGTTTAATAGTTGGTCAAAAAAGTTTGAAGATCTTAACTTACAACCGCCAAGCTGGTATAGTTCATCTTCAGGAGTGGTAAATATGCATAATTTTACCAACTCTTTTTCAAATTCAATTAATACAGCTAAATCTGCTATGGTTAGCACACCTTCAAGTAGTTCTTCAGGTGGAGGAGGTTCTTCAGGTGGAGGTTTCGGAGGCGGAGGCGGAGGAAGCTGGTAA
- a CDS encoding LemA family protein, translating into MFIFLGALVIIIFFIVTVFNRFVKNRNVVKDAWSNIDVALKRRYDLIPNLVETVKGYAKHEKATLENVIKARNSAMEVPSTDINAQIKAENQLQKTLRSIFALSEAYPDLKANTNYLDLQQKLNEIEENLERSRRYYNGTVRENNTYGESLPGALFAGVFNYQHFDFFEVDDVSRENVKVSFD; encoded by the coding sequence ATGTTTATTTTCTTAGGAGCCCTTGTAATCATTATTTTTTTTATTGTAACTGTCTTTAACAGATTTGTAAAAAATAGGAATGTTGTAAAAGATGCCTGGAGTAATATTGATGTAGCATTAAAACGCCGATATGATTTAATACCAAATCTTGTTGAAACCGTAAAAGGTTATGCAAAACATGAAAAAGCTACATTAGAAAATGTTATAAAAGCAAGAAATTCCGCTATGGAAGTACCTTCAACGGATATAAATGCTCAGATAAAAGCCGAAAATCAATTGCAAAAAACGTTGCGTAGTATTTTTGCTTTAAGCGAAGCCTATCCAGACTTAAAAGCAAATACAAATTATTTGGATTTACAGCAAAAACTTAATGAAATTGAAGAAAATTTAGAACGCAGTCGTAGGTATTACAACGGTACTGTAAGAGAAAATAACACCTATGGAGAAAGTTTACCTGGAGCCTTATTTGCTGGGGTATTTAATTATCAACATTTCGACTTTTTTGAAGTTGATGATGTAAGTAGAGAAAATGTTAAAGTAAGTTTTGACTAA
- a CDS encoding YdeI family protein, producing the protein MKNVEDYCPANYQDWRKWLELNHNKKDGVWLIFYKKKSPKFNLSWSDSVDQALCFGWIDSVKKTIDTETYKQYFSKRKPKSNWSKINKDKVQFLIEQGLMKENGYKSIEIAKANGSWTFLGQIEALIIPEDLKEEFTKHNNSLTFFKRLSNSNKKILLYWIVSAKRKETRKKRVFEIAYNASKNLKPRQFRY; encoded by the coding sequence ATGAAAAACGTTGAAGATTATTGTCCTGCTAACTACCAAGATTGGAGAAAATGGTTAGAACTAAATCACAATAAAAAAGATGGAGTTTGGTTGATATTTTATAAGAAAAAATCTCCTAAATTTAATCTAAGTTGGAGCGATTCTGTAGATCAAGCACTTTGTTTTGGTTGGATTGATAGTGTTAAAAAAACAATAGATACAGAAACATATAAGCAATATTTTAGCAAACGTAAACCAAAAAGTAATTGGTCTAAAATTAATAAGGATAAAGTTCAATTCTTAATAGAGCAAGGTCTTATGAAAGAAAATGGTTATAAAAGTATTGAAATTGCCAAAGCAAATGGTTCTTGGACATTTTTAGGTCAGATTGAAGCTCTAATAATACCAGAAGATTTAAAGGAAGAATTTACAAAGCATAATAACTCCTTAACATTTTTTAAAAGACTAAGTAATTCTAATAAAAAGATTTTATTGTACTGGATTGTTTCTGCTAAACGGAAAGAGACTAGAAAAAAGAGGGTTTTTGAAATAGCTTATAATGCGAGTAAAAATTTGAAACCAAGGCAGTTTAGATACTAA
- a CDS encoding cbb3-type cytochrome c oxidase subunit I, translating into MSDHHHKETFITKYVFSTDHKMISKQYLVTGIFMGIIGVFMSMLFRLQIAWPDRSFTIIEAFLGNHQDGGVMSPDIYLALVTIHGTIMVFFVLTAGLSGTFSNLLIPLQIGARDMASGFLNMVSYWLFFLSSIIMVISLFVEAGPASAGWTIYPPLSALPQAIPGSGMGMTLWLISMAIFIASSLIGALNYIVTVLNLRTVGMKMTRLPLTIWAFFVTAIIGVVSFPVLLSAALLLIFDRSFGTSFFLSDIFIQGEVLHYQGGSPVLFEHLFWFLGHPEVYIVILPAMGIVSEIIACNSRKPIFGYRAMIGSIIAIAFLSTIVWGHHMFVSGMNPFLGSVFTFTTLLIAIPSAVKAFNWLTTMWKGNIQMNTAMLFSIGFVSTFISGGLTGLVLGDSALDINVHDTYFVVAHFHLVMGVSAIYGMFAGVYHWFPKMYGRMMNKTLGYWHFWITVVAAYGVFFPMHFVGLAGLPRRYYANTAFPLFDDVADVNIVITMFAIMGGAAQLIFLANFFISIYKGKKATQNPWKANTLEWTTPVEHVHGNWPGEIPEVHRWAYDYSKPGLDEDFVLQSTPLKEGEEES; encoded by the coding sequence ATGTCAGATCATCATCATAAAGAAACATTCATTACTAAATACGTTTTTAGTACTGACCATAAAATGATTTCTAAACAGTATTTAGTTACTGGTATTTTTATGGGTATTATAGGTGTATTTATGTCAATGCTATTTCGTTTACAAATTGCTTGGCCAGATAGATCTTTTACAATTATTGAAGCATTTTTAGGAAACCATCAAGACGGAGGTGTAATGTCTCCAGATATATATTTAGCCCTTGTTACTATACACGGTACTATAATGGTATTTTTTGTATTAACAGCTGGTTTAAGTGGTACCTTTAGTAACCTTTTAATTCCTTTACAAATTGGTGCAAGAGATATGGCTTCAGGGTTTTTAAATATGGTTTCGTATTGGTTATTCTTCTTATCAAGTATAATTATGGTTATATCACTTTTTGTTGAAGCTGGACCAGCTTCTGCAGGTTGGACAATTTATCCACCTTTAAGTGCTTTACCACAAGCAATACCTGGTTCTGGAATGGGTATGACACTTTGGTTAATTTCAATGGCAATATTTATTGCATCTTCATTAATCGGAGCTTTAAATTATATTGTAACAGTATTAAATTTAAGAACTGTTGGAATGAAAATGACAAGATTACCATTAACAATATGGGCATTCTTTGTTACTGCAATTATTGGTGTAGTATCATTCCCAGTTTTATTATCTGCTGCTTTGTTATTAATTTTTGATAGAAGTTTTGGAACATCATTCTTCTTGTCAGATATATTTATTCAAGGTGAAGTATTACACTATCAAGGAGGTTCTCCAGTATTATTCGAACACTTATTCTGGTTCTTAGGACATCCAGAAGTTTATATAGTTATTTTACCAGCAATGGGAATTGTATCAGAAATTATAGCTTGTAATTCTAGAAAGCCAATATTTGGTTATAGAGCCATGATTGGATCTATTATAGCAATTGCGTTTTTATCTACAATTGTTTGGGGGCATCATATGTTTGTTTCAGGTATGAATCCGTTTTTAGGTTCTGTATTTACATTTACAACCTTATTAATTGCAATTCCTTCTGCAGTTAAAGCTTTTAACTGGCTAACAACTATGTGGAAAGGAAATATTCAAATGAATACCGCAATGCTTTTTTCCATTGGATTTGTTTCAACATTTATTTCTGGAGGGTTAACAGGACTAGTTCTTGGAGATAGTGCTTTAGATATTAATGTACATGATACTTATTTTGTTGTTGCACACTTTCATTTAGTAATGGGTGTATCTGCTATTTATGGTATGTTTGCAGGAGTGTATCATTGGTTCCCTAAAATGTATGGTAGAATGATGAATAAAACATTGGGATACTGGCATTTTTGGATAACTGTAGTTGCTGCTTATGGAGTTTTCTTCCCAATGCATTTTGTAGGTTTAGCAGGTTTACCACGTAGGTATTATGCAAATACTGCTTTTCCTTTATTTGATGATGTAGCTGATGTTAATATTGTAATTACAATGTTTGCAATAATGGGAGGAGCTGCTCAGTTAATTTTCTTGGCAAACTTCTTTATTAGTATTTATAAAGGTAAAAAAGCAACACAAAACCCTTGGAAAGCAAATACTTTAGAATGGACAACTCCGGTTGAACATGTTCACGGAAACTGGCCAGGTGAAATTCCAGAAGTGCATAGATGGGCTTATGATTATAGTAAACCAGGATTAGATGAAGATTTTGTTTTGCAATCTACACCTCTAAAAGAGGGAGAAGAAGAATCTTAA
- a CDS encoding cytochrome c oxidase subunit II, whose translation MTALLYILLAIVVAVAIWQVASILKFKSVIATEKDNNTQGILFAIFGIFFYGLMIFTFVKYSVILLPDAASVEGESYDTLYAVTMILILVVQAITQFLLFYFAFKYRGIKGRKALFYADSHKLEMIWTVVPAVVLAGLVLYGLSVWVDVMDPSDAENPLIVEVYAKQFSWEARYAGEDNELGLANVRNIKGINTMGVDMSDINALDDVPVRELRLPKGRKVIFKFRSQDVLHSAYMPHFRAQMNCVPGMVTQFAFTPSLTTEEMRLNDETIAKVEGINKIRAEKGEDPYEFDYLLLCNKICGSSHYNMQMKIIVEEEADFNNWMKDQKTMAQVVQ comes from the coding sequence ATGACAGCATTACTTTATATTTTACTGGCAATTGTTGTTGCCGTAGCTATTTGGCAAGTTGCAAGTATTCTAAAATTTAAAAGCGTAATAGCTACCGAAAAAGATAATAATACCCAAGGTATTTTATTCGCAATTTTTGGAATTTTCTTCTATGGATTAATGATCTTTACGTTTGTAAAATACTCGGTGATTTTACTACCAGATGCAGCTTCTGTTGAAGGAGAAAGCTATGATACTTTATATGCCGTTACTATGATATTAATTCTAGTAGTTCAGGCAATCACTCAATTTCTACTTTTCTACTTTGCGTTTAAATACAGAGGAATAAAAGGAAGAAAAGCATTGTTTTATGCAGACAGCCACAAATTAGAAATGATTTGGACTGTTGTTCCTGCAGTTGTACTTGCAGGTTTAGTATTGTACGGTCTATCTGTTTGGGTAGATGTTATGGATCCATCAGATGCTGAAAATCCTTTAATTGTTGAAGTTTATGCAAAACAGTTTTCTTGGGAAGCTCGTTATGCAGGAGAAGATAATGAGTTAGGTCTAGCAAATGTTAGAAACATAAAAGGAATTAATACTATGGGTGTAGATATGTCTGATATAAATGCGTTAGATGATGTACCTGTTCGTGAATTACGCTTACCAAAAGGTAGAAAGGTAATATTTAAGTTTCGTTCACAAGATGTATTGCACTCTGCTTATATGCCGCATTTTAGAGCACAAATGAATTGTGTTCCTGGTATGGTTACTCAATTTGCATTTACACCTTCATTAACTACAGAAGAAATGAGGTTAAATGATGAAACTATAGCTAAAGTTGAAGGAATTAATAAAATTAGAGCTGAAAAAGGAGAAGATCCTTATGAGTTTGATTATTTACTTTTATGCAACAAAATTTGTGGTTCTTCTCATTACAATATGCAGATGAAAATTATTGTTGAAGAAGAAGCTGATTTTAACAATTGGATGAAAGACCAAAAAACGATGGCGCAAGTTGTGCAATAA
- a CDS encoding quinol:cytochrome C oxidoreductase has translation MYTFSSKLKTFSYALMIVGILGVAYGFFTTPSSVEDVKIMLQESHDTHGATATHQNDTQANDIEATHDTAHSDDAHAEHAFHYLMNKPWSAVYVALFFFFMISLGTLAFYAIQHVSQAGWSIVLFRVMEGITAYLPIGGILLFVFFVLSSLHLNHLFVWMDPEVVAHDELIQNKAGYLNVPFFLIRAAIYIAGWIWYRQHSRKLTLAQDNATDLSNYTKLFKRSAAFLVFFLVTESMMSWDWIMSLDPHWFSTLFGWYLFASMIVSAITTIALVSIYLKGKGYLEFVNDSHMHDLAKFMFGFSIFWTYLWFSQFMLIWYADIPEEVTYFVTRFNDYKIPFLGMLVLNFVFPLLVLMNSDYKRVNWFIVSTGIIILIGHYIDIFVMIMPATVGDQWFFGITEIGAALLVLGIFIYVVFNAISKAPLLAKGNPFTKESEQYHY, from the coding sequence ATGTATACCTTTTCAAGTAAATTAAAAACATTTTCTTACGCCTTAATGATAGTAGGTATTTTAGGTGTTGCTTACGGTTTTTTTACTACACCAAGTTCAGTAGAAGATGTTAAAATAATGCTTCAAGAAAGTCATGATACTCATGGTGCAACTGCAACGCATCAAAATGATACACAGGCGAATGATATTGAGGCTACACACGATACAGCACATTCAGATGATGCGCATGCAGAACATGCTTTTCATTATTTAATGAATAAACCTTGGTCAGCAGTTTATGTTGCGCTATTTTTCTTTTTTATGATTTCATTAGGAACATTAGCGTTTTACGCAATTCAACATGTTTCTCAAGCTGGATGGTCTATAGTACTATTTAGAGTAATGGAAGGAATTACAGCTTATTTACCAATAGGAGGAATTTTATTATTTGTGTTTTTTGTTCTTTCATCACTACATTTAAATCATTTATTTGTGTGGATGGATCCAGAAGTAGTAGCACATGATGAATTAATTCAAAATAAAGCAGGTTATTTAAATGTTCCATTCTTTTTAATTAGAGCGGCAATTTATATAGCTGGTTGGATATGGTATCGTCAGCATTCAAGAAAATTAACATTGGCACAAGATAACGCTACAGACTTAAGTAATTATACAAAATTATTTAAACGCTCTGCTGCATTTTTAGTATTCTTTTTAGTTACAGAATCTATGATGTCTTGGGATTGGATTATGTCTTTAGATCCACACTGGTTTAGTACTTTATTTGGGTGGTACCTTTTTGCAAGTATGATAGTTTCAGCAATAACAACTATTGCTTTGGTTTCAATTTACTTAAAAGGTAAAGGTTATTTAGAATTTGTAAATGACAGCCACATGCATGACTTAGCGAAGTTTATGTTTGGTTTTAGTATTTTTTGGACATATTTATGGTTTTCACAATTTATGTTGATTTGGTACGCGGATATACCAGAAGAAGTTACTTATTTTGTTACAAGATTTAATGATTATAAAATACCTTTTTTAGGAATGCTAGTACTAAACTTTGTATTTCCTTTATTAGTATTAATGAATAGTGATTATAAACGTGTAAATTGGTTTATTGTTTCAACAGGTATTATAATATTAATAGGACATTATATTGATATTTTTGTGATGATTATGCCTGCTACAGTTGGAGATCAATGGTTCTTCGGAATTACAGAAATAGGTGCAGCATTATTAGTGCTTGGAATATTTATTTATGTAGTGTTTAACGCAATCTCTAAAGCTCCTTTATTAGCAAAAGGTAATCCATTTACAAAAGAAAGTGAACAATATCACTACTAA
- a CDS encoding cytochrome c, protein MKNILKITIALVFLIVLSSCWGDKSKPNYQYMPDMYKSVGYETYSENPNYSNGMTTQLPAEGTIARGNVPYEYTDTNEGYETAKLELKNPLEISEANLENGEKMYNIYCLSCHGKSGAGDGVLVEREKFLGVPNYKDRDITEGSIYHVIMHGRNLMGSHASQLTTKERWQVTMYVQQLRTELLK, encoded by the coding sequence ATGAAGAACATTTTAAAAATAACAATTGCACTGGTATTCTTAATTGTTTTATCATCTTGTTGGGGAGATAAATCAAAACCAAATTATCAGTATATGCCAGATATGTATAAGTCTGTTGGCTATGAAACGTATTCAGAAAATCCTAATTATTCTAATGGTATGACTACGCAGTTACCTGCTGAAGGAACTATTGCTAGAGGTAACGTACCTTACGAATATACAGATACTAATGAAGGTTATGAAACGGCTAAATTAGAACTTAAAAATCCTTTAGAGATTTCTGAAGCTAATTTAGAAAATGGTGAAAAAATGTACAATATATACTGTTTATCTTGTCATGGTAAATCTGGAGCAGGAGATGGAGTATTGGTTGAAAGAGAAAAGTTTTTGGGAGTACCTAATTATAAAGATAGAGATATTACCGAAGGAAGTATTTACCATGTAATTATGCACGGTAGAAACTTAATGGGTTCTCATGCTTCCCAATTAACAACTAAGGAACGTTGGCAAGTTACTATGTACGTGCAACAACTTAGAACTGAATTATTAAAATAA
- a CDS encoding DUF3341 domain-containing protein, producing the protein MSSKVIQAMYNDDDILMDAVKEVRAANHHIEEVYTPFPVHGLDKAMGLKGTRIAITAFMYGCVGFVFSIWMMNYMMIEEWPQDIGGKPSFTFLQNMPAFVPIMFEMSVFFAAHLMVITFYMRSRLWPFKEAENPDPRTTDDMFVMEVAVDGNEKELVSFLENTGTVEIKVTEKH; encoded by the coding sequence ATGAGCTCAAAAGTAATACAAGCAATGTATAATGATGATGATATCCTTATGGATGCTGTAAAAGAAGTTCGTGCAGCAAATCATCATATCGAAGAAGTTTATACACCATTTCCAGTTCATGGATTAGATAAAGCAATGGGGCTAAAAGGAACACGAATTGCAATTACTGCTTTTATGTATGGTTGTGTTGGTTTCGTATTTTCTATTTGGATGATGAATTATATGATGATAGAAGAATGGCCACAAGATATTGGAGGTAAACCAAGTTTTACATTTTTACAAAATATGCCAGCATTTGTACCTATTATGTTTGAAATGAGTGTGTTTTTTGCAGCGCATTTAATGGTAATTACTTTTTATATGAGAAGTAGATTATGGCCATTTAAAGAAGCTGAAAATCCAGACCCTAGAACTACAGACGATATGTTTGTTATGGAGGTTGCTGTTGATGGAAATGAAAAAGAATTGGTTTCATTTTTAGAAAACACTGGAACTGTTGAAATTAAAGTAACTGAAAAGCATTAA
- the nrfD gene encoding NrfD/PsrC family molybdoenzyme membrane anchor subunit codes for MSSHYEAPIRRPLIVGDKSYHDITLEVAAPVEGKANKLWWTAFTIALIAFLWGLGAIIYTIGTGIGVWGLNKTVGWAWDITNFVWWVGIGHAGTLISAVLLLFRQKWRMGINRSAEAMTIFSVVQAGLFPVIHMGRVWNAHFVLPIPNQFGTLWTNFNSPLLWDVFAISTYLSVSLVFWWTGLLPDFAMLRDRAVRPFQKKIYSLLSFGWTGRAKDWQRFEEVSLVLAGLATPLVLSVHTIVSFDFATSVIPGWHTTIFPPYFVAGAVFSGFAMVNTLLIIMRKVSNLEAYITKQHIELMNIVIMITGSIVGCAYITELFIAWYSGVEYEQYAFLNRATGPYWWAYLLMMSCNVLSPQFMWFKKLRTSIMFSFFISIVVNIGMWFERFVIIVTSLHRDYLPSSWTMFSPTFVDIGIYVGTIGFFFVLFLLYARTFPVIAQAEVKSILKSSGEAYKRYRDAGGKNPAPTKVVKVSTTTEEVKDTAVQKNDLLGSLGVFDNSTQKADDLKLISGVGPKLEKTLNTIGIYSFDQVSKMTEKEYDLLDSLLESFKGRAKRDDWAGQAKNLKNNG; via the coding sequence ATGTCGTCTCATTACGAAGCACCTATTAGAAGACCTTTAATTGTTGGAGATAAAAGCTACCATGATATTACTTTGGAAGTTGCAGCTCCAGTTGAAGGTAAAGCAAATAAATTATGGTGGACAGCTTTTACAATTGCACTTATAGCATTCCTTTGGGGGCTAGGAGCAATTATATACACCATTGGAACAGGAATTGGAGTTTGGGGTTTAAATAAAACCGTAGGTTGGGCCTGGGATATTACCAACTTTGTATGGTGGGTAGGTATCGGTCATGCTGGTACTTTAATTTCTGCTGTACTGTTATTATTCCGTCAAAAATGGAGAATGGGTATTAACCGTTCTGCAGAAGCAATGACAATTTTCTCTGTTGTTCAAGCAGGTTTGTTCCCAGTAATTCACATGGGACGTGTTTGGAACGCACATTTTGTATTGCCAATTCCAAACCAATTTGGTACACTTTGGACTAACTTTAACTCGCCATTATTATGGGATGTTTTTGCAATTTCAACTTATTTATCGGTTTCATTAGTTTTCTGGTGGACAGGTTTATTACCTGATTTTGCAATGTTACGTGATAGAGCTGTAAGACCTTTTCAAAAGAAAATTTATAGTTTATTAAGTTTCGGATGGACTGGTAGAGCAAAAGATTGGCAACGTTTTGAAGAAGTTTCTTTAGTGTTAGCTGGTTTAGCAACACCATTAGTACTTTCTGTACATACAATTGTATCTTTTGACTTTGCTACATCGGTAATTCCTGGATGGCATACAACAATTTTCCCTCCATACTTTGTTGCTGGAGCGGTATTCTCTGGATTTGCAATGGTAAATACCTTGCTTATTATAATGAGAAAAGTATCAAACTTAGAAGCATATATTACAAAACAACATATAGAATTAATGAACATTGTAATTATGATTACAGGTTCAATAGTAGGTTGTGCTTATATTACTGAGTTATTTATTGCTTGGTATTCGGGTGTAGAATACGAACAATATGCATTTTTAAATAGAGCAACTGGTCCTTACTGGTGGGCATATTTATTAATGATGAGTTGTAATGTACTTTCTCCACAATTTATGTGGTTTAAAAAGTTACGTACAAGTATTATGTTCTCTTTCTTTATTTCAATTGTTGTTAATATTGGAATGTGGTTCGAGCGTTTTGTAATTATTGTAACATCTTTACATAGAGATTATTTACCATCATCTTGGACAATGTTTTCACCAACATTTGTTGATATTGGAATTTACGTAGGAACAATAGGATTTTTCTTTGTATTATTTTTGCTATATGCAAGAACATTCCCTGTAATTGCTCAAGCAGAGGTTAAGTCTATATTAAAATCTTCTGGAGAAGCTTATAAAAGATATAGAGATGCAGGAGGTAAAAATCCAGCACCAACTAAAGTAGTTAAAGTTTCAACTACAACAGAAGAAGTTAAAGATACAGCAGTACAAAAAAACGATTTGTTAGGAAGTTTAGGGGTATTTGATAACTCTACCCAAAAAGCTGATGATTTAAAATTAATTAGTGGAGTAGGTCCAAAGTTGGAAAAAACATTAAATACTATTGGTATTTATAGTTTTGATCAAGTTAGTAAAATGACTGAAAAAGAATACGATTTGTTAGATTCTCTTTTAGAGTCATTTAAAGGAAGAGCAAAACGTGATGATTGGGCAGGACAAGCTAAAAACTTAAAAAATAACGGGTAA